The Streptomyces sp. NBC_00224 genome contains the following window.
CTCCGGGGCCAGCGCGATCGAGAGTTCCCACGAGACGGTGGCGTGGATCATCTCGGCCAGGGTGAAGGCGGCGGTCGAGACGGTCAGGCAGATGCTCGCCAGTACGGCGCCGTGGACCGCGGAGGCGGCCATGGCGACGCCGGCGGCGGCGAAGACGGCGGCGAGCGGGAGGAGCAGGCGGTGTGCCGCCTTGGTGGTCGCGCCGAAGCGGGCCAGGGGGACCTGGAGGCCCACCACCATCACGTTGTTGAGCACCATCAGTAGCGGTACGAGGCCGTGGGGCACGTCCGTGGCGGAGACCGCCCAGAGGGGGATGCCGACCTTGAATACGGCGTCGTCCATGAAGAGCACCGACTCGGTGGCCACATAGGCCAGGTAGGTGCGGTCCTTCCAGGGGCTGCCCGGTCGCGCGGCGGGGGCGGGGTCCTTGGAGGTGGCGACCGTGCGCATGGGCGAGGGCGGTTCGGCGCAGCGGGCGGTGACCAGGGCGGCGCCGACGAAGGAGAGGGCGTCTCCGGCGAGCAGCCACTGGTAGGCGGCCGTGCTGGCGAGTGCGAGGGCGGCTGCCGCCGCGAGGCCTCCGACGGCCCAGCCCGCGTTGGCCAGGGTGCGGCTGACGGCCTGGTAGCGGACGCGGTCGGGTCCGGCGACGCGGGCCGCGTACAGCTTGGTGAGTACGTTGGCGGAGCGGTCGCCGAAGCTGCCGACGGCCGAGTACGCCAGCAGGAGCGCGTAGTTGTCGGTGGTGAGCAGTGCGGCGGCGGCGAGGGCGCGCAGGACCTGGAAGACGATGAGCACGCGCGTGAGGGGCAGCCGGTCCGCGATGCGGCCTCCTATGGGGGCGCCCGCGATGCCGGCCGCGCCGGCGAGGGCGACCAGCGTGCCGACCTGGGTGACCGAGAGTCCGGCCACGTAGGTGAAGTACAGGACCGAGACGGCGGCCCACAGGCCGCTTCCGGTCCGGTCGACGAAGGCGACCCAGAGCATCAGTCGGCCGTCGCGGCCTCCCGGGACTCGTTCCCACAGTGCGGCACGTCGGCTGCGCAAAGTCACTGCTCCCCCTTGACTGGCATTATGTATTGATACATAGTTCAGTACGTGGCAGAACAATATGCGATTACTGGCACCTCGGCCAAGGGAATTGCCGCTTCCGTCGAACGGGCCGTCGCCGACGGCGGTTTGGCGCCGGGGGACACGCTTCCTCCGGTCCGCCGGCTCGCGGACGACCTGGGCGTGAGTCCCGGCACGGTGGCGACGGCGTACAAGGAGCTGCGCGGGCGCGGCGTCGTGGTCACGCACGGGCGGGGCGGAACCGTCGTCGCGGCCGCGCCCTCGGTCGCCTCGCGGCGCCCGCCGAAGGTGCCGGAGGGGCTGCGGGACCTCGCGGGCGGTCACCCCGACCCGGCCTTCCTGCCCGAACTGCCCGCGCCGGTGCGGATGACGGCCGGTGCGCGGTCGCACCGCTCGACGCCCCGGCTGCCCCTGCTGGAGGAGCGCGTCCAGGAATGGCTGGGTGCCGACGGCGTGCCGACCGGGTCGGTGACCTTCGCCCACGGCGCGCTCGACTGCGTCGCCCGGCTGCTCACCACCGAGCTGCGGCCCGGTGACGCGGTGGCCATGGAGGACCCCGGCTACCACCATCTGCTCGACCTGGTGCAGGTGATGGGGCTGCGTACGGTCCCCGTCGCCGTCGACGACCAGGGGATGCGGCCGGAAGCCCTGCGCGAAGCGCTGCGGGCGGGGGCGCGGGCCGTCGTGTGCAGCCCGCGGGCGCAGAACCCGTACGGCGGCTGCTTCTCGGAGCGGCGCCGCGACGACCTGGTGGAGGTGCTGAGAGCGGCGCCCGAGGTCCTGGTGATCGAGAACGACCACGCCGCGGAGATCGCGGGTGCGCCGCTGTACACCCTGACGGCGGACGGTCAGCTGGCACGCTGGGCGCATGTGCGGACGGTGACGAAGTACCTGGGCACGGATCTGCGGTGGGCGGCCGCCGCCTGTGACCCGGCGACGCTGGCGCGGCACGACGGCCGACTGCTGCTGACCTCCGGCTGGGTGAGCCATCTGCTCCAGGGCACGGTGCTCGGGCTGCTCACCGACCGGATGGCGCGGGAGCTCGTGCACCGCGCGCGTGACGCCTACGGGGAGCGGCGCCGCGCTCTGGCGGGCGAGCTGGAGCGGCGCGGGATCGCCTCGCACGGGGCGAGCGGGATGAACCTGTGGGTGCCGGTGCGGGACGAGTCCGCGGTGGTGAACGGGCTGCGCTCGCGCGGCTGGTGGGTCGCCGCGGGGGCGCGGTTCCGGATCGCTTCGGGGGCCGGTGTACGGATCACCGCGGCGGGGCTCGAACCGGCCGAGGCGGCCCGGCTGGCCTCGGACTTCAGCGAGGTGCTGGGCGAGTCCGAGGCCACATACGGAGGGTGAGGGGCGGCGCCCCGGCCCTGCGGGCGGCCGGGGCGCGCTCTTGTCAGCCGTGCTTGCGGGCGACCGCTTCGTAGAAGCGGAGGAGGTCGAGGTTGTCGACCGAGCCCGGGTTGACCGCCTTCTCCAGGGGTGTGCCCTGGAGAAGGCGCTTGACCGGCACCTCGATGCGCTTGCCCGTCAACGTGTGCGGAACGCCCGGGACTTCGATGATCTCGTCCGGGACATGGCGCGGGGAGAGCTGCTCCCGGATCGCCTGCTTGACCTTCGTACGGAGGGCGTCGTCCAGGACCGCGCCCTCGGCGAGGTGGACGAAGAGCGGCATCCAGTAGCCGCCGTCCGGCTCTTCGAGGCCGATGACCAGGGATTCACGGATCTCCGGGAGGCGTTCGACGACTTCGTAGATGTCGGCCGAACCCATGCGGACGCCCTGGCGGTTGAGGGTGGAGTCGGAGCGGCCGTGGATGACCACCGAGCCGTGGTCGGTGATCGTGATCCAGTCGCCGTGGCGCCACGCGCCGGGGAACATCTCGAAGTAGCTGTCGTGGTAGCGGCTGCCGTCCGGGTCGTTCCAGAAGCGGATCGGCATGGAGGGCATCGGGTTGACCACGACCAGCTCGCCCACCTCGCCCACGACCGGCTTGCCCTGCGGGTCCCAGGCCTGCAGGTCCGTGCCCAGACAGGCGGCCTGGAGCTCGCCGATGTGCACGGGGAGCGTCGGGACGGCGCCCGCGAAGCAGGAGCACACGTCGGTGCCACCGCTGACGGACGCGATCCACAGGTCCTCGCGGACCTCGTCGTGGAGCCAGCGGAAGCCGTCGGGCGGGAGCGGCGAGCCGGTGGTGGCGACGCACTTCACGCGCGAGAGGTCGTGGTCGCGGGACGGGTGCACACCGGCCTTGCGGCAGGCCATCACGTACGCGGCTGAGGTGCCGAAGAGGGTGGCGCCGGTCCGCTCGGCGACGCCCCACTGGGCGCCGGT
Protein-coding sequences here:
- a CDS encoding MFS transporter, with protein sequence MTLRSRRAALWERVPGGRDGRLMLWVAFVDRTGSGLWAAVSVLYFTYVAGLSVTQVGTLVALAGAAGIAGAPIGGRIADRLPLTRVLIVFQVLRALAAAALLTTDNYALLLAYSAVGSFGDRSANVLTKLYAARVAGPDRVRYQAVSRTLANAGWAVGGLAAAAALALASTAAYQWLLAGDALSFVGAALVTARCAEPPSPMRTVATSKDPAPAARPGSPWKDRTYLAYVATESVLFMDDAVFKVGIPLWAVSATDVPHGLVPLLMVLNNVMVVGLQVPLARFGATTKAAHRLLLPLAAVFAAAGVAMAASAVHGAVLASICLTVSTAAFTLAEMIHATVSWELSIALAPEQAQGSYLGVHGLAQSAQRSAGPLAVTAAIATGPAGWTAFGAVIALTCCVQHRLVRDRLPRPALSVAPVTVSEH
- a CDS encoding aminotransferase class I/II-fold pyridoxal phosphate-dependent enzyme; translated protein: MAEQYAITGTSAKGIAASVERAVADGGLAPGDTLPPVRRLADDLGVSPGTVATAYKELRGRGVVVTHGRGGTVVAAAPSVASRRPPKVPEGLRDLAGGHPDPAFLPELPAPVRMTAGARSHRSTPRLPLLEERVQEWLGADGVPTGSVTFAHGALDCVARLLTTELRPGDAVAMEDPGYHHLLDLVQVMGLRTVPVAVDDQGMRPEALREALRAGARAVVCSPRAQNPYGGCFSERRRDDLVEVLRAAPEVLVIENDHAAEIAGAPLYTLTADGQLARWAHVRTVTKYLGTDLRWAAAACDPATLARHDGRLLLTSGWVSHLLQGTVLGLLTDRMARELVHRARDAYGERRRALAGELERRGIASHGASGMNLWVPVRDESAVVNGLRSRGWWVAAGARFRIASGAGVRITAAGLEPAEAARLASDFSEVLGESEATYGG